The Caldicellulosiruptor changbaiensis genome has a segment encoding these proteins:
- a CDS encoding nitrite/sulfite reductase domain-containing protein — translation MEKKYVNKGFIQQLDGSYAVVIHPVNGYLEPEQLETIWRLSKQYGGAKLTVTQAIMIFGIKPEDFDKIAEELEKVRLPLADIGPVVRNVKVCSCEHCKRVIRDVTPLAAQINQCLAGLATPKKFKIAVNGCPNSCVEAQLNDLGIIAVKDGYWIYLGGKGGRQPQLGTRLDVVIKEEYLIDTVKRIVNGYIKVAQNERLAEVINRMGLLPFLRIALAWNSEGIKTCIGARYCKNGVGDVHAMAERIVSSGNLQGNITISGCGNACAMDKEADYNVVVLKDRVWVYNKNGEMIVIDGDQLPEYLRKNGILK, via the coding sequence ATGGAGAAAAAGTACGTCAATAAAGGGTTTATACAACAGTTAGATGGTAGTTACGCTGTTGTAATCCATCCTGTAAATGGATATCTTGAACCAGAACAGCTGGAGACTATCTGGAGACTGAGCAAACAATACGGAGGTGCGAAGCTTACAGTTACTCAGGCTATAATGATTTTTGGCATAAAGCCAGAGGATTTTGACAAAATAGCTGAAGAGTTAGAGAAAGTTCGCTTGCCTTTGGCTGATATTGGGCCAGTTGTACGAAACGTTAAAGTATGTTCTTGTGAACATTGCAAACGTGTAATTCGCGACGTTACACCTCTGGCGGCGCAAATTAATCAGTGCCTTGCAGGGCTTGCGACACCAAAAAAATTTAAGATTGCTGTAAATGGTTGTCCTAATTCATGCGTTGAGGCACAACTAAATGATTTGGGCATCATTGCAGTCAAAGACGGCTATTGGATTTACCTTGGAGGCAAAGGAGGCCGTCAGCCACAGTTAGGTACTCGGTTAGATGTGGTTATAAAAGAAGAATATCTAATCGACACTGTTAAAAGGATTGTTAATGGCTATATTAAGGTTGCACAAAACGAACGATTAGCTGAAGTTATTAACCGCATGGGGCTTTTGCCATTCCTCAGAATAGCATTGGCATGGAATAGTGAAGGAATCAAGACATGCATAGGTGCGCGCTATTGCAAAAATGGCGTTGGTGATGTCCATGCTATGGCTGAGCGCATAGTATCCTCTGGCAATTTACAAGGAAATATAACTATCAGTGGTTGTGGTAATGCATGTGCTATGGATAAGGAAGCAGATTACAATGTTGTCGTTTTGAAAGATAGAGTATGGGTATATAATAAAAATGGCGAAATGATTGTTATTGATGGGGACCAGTTACCAGAGTATCTTAGAAAAAATGGTATTTTAAAATAA
- a CDS encoding DsrE family protein, with protein sequence MNELKVLFHINESSRWQMVLGNITNLLNDVGQDNAHIEVVINGEAVSIFKDKCKQVESGNLCSVSPNLSLLEQMEKLSKVGVKFVACRNALKGQSIDEESIPDFVRVVPAGITEIVRKQAEGYAYIKP encoded by the coding sequence ATGAACGAATTAAAGGTGCTCTTCCATATCAACGAATCTAGTAGGTGGCAGATGGTGCTCGGAAATATCACCAATCTTTTGAATGATGTTGGGCAAGACAATGCTCACATTGAAGTAGTGATTAATGGTGAGGCAGTTTCTATTTTTAAAGATAAATGTAAGCAAGTAGAAAGTGGTAATTTGTGCAGTGTATCACCTAATTTGTCGCTTTTAGAGCAGATGGAGAAATTATCTAAAGTGGGTGTAAAATTTGTAGCATGCCGAAATGCTCTAAAAGGCCAGTCTATCGATGAAGAGAGCATTCCCGATTTTGTAAGGGTTGTGCCAGCTGGCATAACAGAAATTGTAAGAAAACAGGCAGAAGGGTATGCTTATATCAAGCCTTGA
- a CDS encoding TatD family hydrolase, producing the protein MKEFVDSHVHVSLLPFEGWENMALAGVKKVIGCSLFFGAKHAETLFDHFHQMLTLSMSIAAKNGIKLYVTIGIHPMGIPDDWTRVIDALPDYLKMSGVIGLGEIGLHEGNKREQEVLHEQLKIAKEYGAAVILHTPPENRVEITNKTIEIAAKVGIEPRKVIIDHANLDIIDLIEDFGAVPGLTIRQDGLTPQLLLNYLERFQRGVLNSDYSNLRPNDPLSVPKTVRYLELNQAYSELIGRISRYNAEEVFGI; encoded by the coding sequence ATGAAAGAATTTGTAGATTCTCATGTACATGTTTCATTGCTTCCATTTGAGGGATGGGAAAATATGGCCCTGGCAGGAGTAAAGAAAGTTATTGGCTGCTCGCTATTTTTTGGGGCAAAACATGCCGAAACGCTCTTTGATCATTTCCATCAGATGTTAACTCTTTCTATGAGTATTGCTGCCAAAAATGGTATTAAACTTTACGTTACCATTGGAATTCACCCAATGGGAATACCTGACGATTGGACCAGAGTGATCGACGCTCTTCCAGACTACCTTAAAATGAGTGGTGTAATTGGTCTTGGTGAGATTGGGCTACATGAGGGAAACAAGCGGGAGCAGGAGGTCCTCCATGAGCAATTGAAGATTGCCAAGGAATATGGGGCTGCAGTAATCCTTCATACTCCTCCAGAGAACAGGGTCGAAATTACCAATAAAACAATTGAAATTGCTGCTAAGGTAGGAATAGAACCCCGAAAAGTGATAATAGACCATGCTAATTTAGATATTATTGACTTAATCGAAGACTTTGGTGCTGTGCCCGGTCTTACAATTCGCCAGGATGGTCTTACTCCTCAACTGTTGCTGAATTATCTGGAACGTTTCCAACGAGGTGTACTAAATAGCGATTACAGCAATTTAAGACCTAATGATCCTCTCAGCGTGCCCAAGACAGTACGATACTTAGAATTAAACCAAGCTTATTCAGAACTCATTGGTCGAATTTCACGATACAATGCTGAGGAAGTTTTTGGTATTTGA
- a CDS encoding DUF2250 domain-containing protein, whose product MPVKNDQDELLDLTILAYLKKLGPEYAKLLAIRLGLSLEETRKRLQSLEERGLIKRVERRIVKYYHRRRKSVKHRNHTYYELTREGELFLREAKKKIDINLDIEYPKR is encoded by the coding sequence ATGCCGGTCAAGAATGACCAAGATGAACTTCTTGATTTAACAATCCTTGCCTACCTCAAAAAGCTTGGACCGGAATACGCAAAACTTCTGGCGATACGTCTGGGTTTATCCTTGGAAGAAACCAGAAAGCGACTACAAAGTCTGGAGGAGAGAGGACTTATCAAGCGAGTGGAAAGAAGAATAGTTAAATATTACCATCGTCGACGAAAAAGTGTTAAGCATCGAAATCACACATATTATGAGCTTACCAGAGAAGGAGAACTTTTTTTAAGAGAGGCTAAGAAGAAAATTGATATTAATTTGGACATCGAGTATCCTAAAAGGTAA